Proteins encoded together in one Centropristis striata isolate RG_2023a ecotype Rhode Island chromosome 6, C.striata_1.0, whole genome shotgun sequence window:
- the lrrc4.2 gene encoding leucine-rich repeat-containing protein 4.2 isoform X2 has translation MSPLGQVSVCSCTNQLSKVVCTRRGLVRVPPNIPANTRYLNLMENSIETIQADTFRHLHHLEVLQLGRNAIRQIEVGAFNGLTSLNTLELFDNRLTVIPSGAFEYLSKLRELWLRNNPIESIPSYAFNRVPSLMRLDLGELRKLEYISDGAFEGLQNLKYLNLGMCNLREFPHLSPLVGLEELEISENVFPELKPWAFRGLKNLRKLWIMNSAITTIERNAFDDITALVELNLAHNNLSSLPHNLFTPLQYLVELHLHHNPWRCDCDVVWLSWWLREYIPTNSTCCGRCHTPVHMRGRYLVEVDQATFQCSAPFILDAPRDLNISAARVAELKCRTAAMSSVRWLLPNGTVLTHGSAHPRISVLNDGTLNFSNVLPSDTGVYTCMVSNMAGNSNASAYLNVSNAELNTSNLSYFTTVTVEVLEPTVEETPKPKPTIPASPSVFQPVFISTPTVLFQNTQTPRQVSIPTARVPSGPAASLDEVMKTTKIIIGCFVAVTLLAAAMLIAFYKLRKRHQQRSTVAAARTIEIIQMEEEVPPVPPPTSGSSGSDDTGLVLPTLVEHNSNTFKPGYVSSSSRQGGYGAHWTQNNSLHRSVRQHHSHISTIADPYVIKTTHGKEKVQETQI, from the exons ATGAGTCCTCTGGGCCAGGTTA GTGTGTGCTCCTGCACTAACCAGCTCAGCAAGGTGGTATGTACCCGCCGAGGCCTGGTTAGAGTTCCCCCGAACATCCCTGCCAACACCAGGTACCTGAATCTGATGGAAAACAGCATAGAGACCATACAGGCAGATACCTTCAGACACCTGCATCACCTGGAGGTGCTGCAGCTGGGCAGAAATGCTATCAGGCAGATTGAGGTGGGGGCCTTTAACGGCCTGACCAGCCTCAATACCCTGGAGCTGTTTGACAACAGACTGACAGTCATACCCAGTGGAGCTTTTGAGTACCTGTCAAAGTTGAGAGAGTTATGGCTAAGAAACAATCCCATTGAGAGCATCCCCTCTTATGCCTTCAACCGTGTTCCCTCCCTCATGAGACTGGACTTGGGAGAACTGAGAAAGCTGGAGTACATCTCTGATGGGGCTTTTGAGGGCCTTCAGAACCTCAAGTATCTCAACTTGGGGATGTGCAACCTGAGGGAGTTTCCCCATCTTTCACCACTGGTGGGACTGGAGGAGCTAGAAATATCTGAGAATGTTTTCCCTGAACTGAAGCCTTGGGCCTTCCGTGGGCTTAAAAATCTACGTAAACTGTGGATTATGAACTCTGCCATCACTACCATTGAGAGGAATGcatttgatgacatcacagccttGGTGGAGCTGAATTTAGCCCATAATAATTTGTCGTCCCTGCCCCATAACCTCTTCACCCCTCTACAGTACCTTGTGGAGCTACACCTGCACCACAACCCTTGGCGATGTGACTGTGATGTAGTGTGGCTTTCCTGGTGGCTCAGAGAATACATTCCCACAAATTCCACCTGCTGTGGACGCTGCCACACCCCGGTCCACATGAGGGGACGATACCTGGTGGAAGTTGATCAGGCCACTTTTCAGTGTTCGGCACCATTCATACTTGATGCTCCTAGAGATCTGAACATCTCTGCGGCGAGGGTGGCAGAACTGAAGTGTCGCACAGCTGCCATGAGCTCAGTCCGATGGCTTCTCCCCAATGGGACTGTACTGACCCATGGCTCTGCTCACCCACGGATATCGGTCCTTAACGACGGGACGCTCAACTTCTCCAACGTGCTCCCGTCTGACACAGGGGTCTACACCTGCATGGTGAGCAACATGGCGGGAAATTCCAATGCGTCGGCCTACCTAAACGTCAGCAATGCTGAACTCAACACGTCTAATCTGTCCTATTTTACCACCGTGACAGTGGAAGTTTTGGAGCCCACAGTGGAGGAGACCCCTAAACCCAAGCCTACTATCCCTGCCTCACCCTCTGTCTTTCAGCCCGTCTTCATCTCCACACCTACTGTGCTGTTCCAAAACACTCAGACTCCAAGGCAGGTGTCAATCCCCACTGCCAGAGTCCCTAGTGGGCCAGCTGCCAGCCTAGATGAGGTGATGAAAACCACCAAAATCATCATTGGCTGTTTTGTTGCTGTTACCTTGCTGGCAGCTGCCATGTTGATAGCGTTCTATAAGTTGCGTAAGCGGCATCAACAGAGGAGCACGGTGGCAGCAGCCAGGACCATAGAAATCATACAGATGGAGGAAGAAGTTCCTCCTGTTCCACCACCCACCTCCGGATCTAGTGGCTCTGATGACACAGGGTTGGTACTGCCTACATTAGTGGAACACAACAGCAACACCTTTAAGCCTGGGTACGTGTCCTCCTCATCCCGCCAAGGGGGCTACGGAGCCCACTGGACCCAGAACAACTCTCTTCATCGCTCAGTCAGACAGCATCACAGCCACATCAGCACCATTGCTGATCCCTACGTCATTAAGACTACTCACGGCAAGGAGAAGGTTCAAGAGACCCAAATCTGA
- the lrrc4.2 gene encoding leucine-rich repeat-containing protein 4.2 isoform X1 — translation MSPLGQVSVQPTWNAALLAVLSLMVPALSMCQSTGPAQGSANPQNCPGVCSCTNQLSKVVCTRRGLVRVPPNIPANTRYLNLMENSIETIQADTFRHLHHLEVLQLGRNAIRQIEVGAFNGLTSLNTLELFDNRLTVIPSGAFEYLSKLRELWLRNNPIESIPSYAFNRVPSLMRLDLGELRKLEYISDGAFEGLQNLKYLNLGMCNLREFPHLSPLVGLEELEISENVFPELKPWAFRGLKNLRKLWIMNSAITTIERNAFDDITALVELNLAHNNLSSLPHNLFTPLQYLVELHLHHNPWRCDCDVVWLSWWLREYIPTNSTCCGRCHTPVHMRGRYLVEVDQATFQCSAPFILDAPRDLNISAARVAELKCRTAAMSSVRWLLPNGTVLTHGSAHPRISVLNDGTLNFSNVLPSDTGVYTCMVSNMAGNSNASAYLNVSNAELNTSNLSYFTTVTVEVLEPTVEETPKPKPTIPASPSVFQPVFISTPTVLFQNTQTPRQVSIPTARVPSGPAASLDEVMKTTKIIIGCFVAVTLLAAAMLIAFYKLRKRHQQRSTVAAARTIEIIQMEEEVPPVPPPTSGSSGSDDTGLVLPTLVEHNSNTFKPGYVSSSSRQGGYGAHWTQNNSLHRSVRQHHSHISTIADPYVIKTTHGKEKVQETQI, via the coding sequence ATGAGTCCTCTGGGCCAGGTTAGTGTGCAGCCTACCTGGAACGCAGCCCTGCTCGCCGTGCTCTCCCTCATGGTGCCTGCTCTCAGTATGTGCCAGTCCACAGGCCCTGCGCAGGGCTCGGCTAACCCACAGAACTGTCCAGGTGTGTGCTCCTGCACTAACCAGCTCAGCAAGGTGGTATGTACCCGCCGAGGCCTGGTTAGAGTTCCCCCGAACATCCCTGCCAACACCAGGTACCTGAATCTGATGGAAAACAGCATAGAGACCATACAGGCAGATACCTTCAGACACCTGCATCACCTGGAGGTGCTGCAGCTGGGCAGAAATGCTATCAGGCAGATTGAGGTGGGGGCCTTTAACGGCCTGACCAGCCTCAATACCCTGGAGCTGTTTGACAACAGACTGACAGTCATACCCAGTGGAGCTTTTGAGTACCTGTCAAAGTTGAGAGAGTTATGGCTAAGAAACAATCCCATTGAGAGCATCCCCTCTTATGCCTTCAACCGTGTTCCCTCCCTCATGAGACTGGACTTGGGAGAACTGAGAAAGCTGGAGTACATCTCTGATGGGGCTTTTGAGGGCCTTCAGAACCTCAAGTATCTCAACTTGGGGATGTGCAACCTGAGGGAGTTTCCCCATCTTTCACCACTGGTGGGACTGGAGGAGCTAGAAATATCTGAGAATGTTTTCCCTGAACTGAAGCCTTGGGCCTTCCGTGGGCTTAAAAATCTACGTAAACTGTGGATTATGAACTCTGCCATCACTACCATTGAGAGGAATGcatttgatgacatcacagccttGGTGGAGCTGAATTTAGCCCATAATAATTTGTCGTCCCTGCCCCATAACCTCTTCACCCCTCTACAGTACCTTGTGGAGCTACACCTGCACCACAACCCTTGGCGATGTGACTGTGATGTAGTGTGGCTTTCCTGGTGGCTCAGAGAATACATTCCCACAAATTCCACCTGCTGTGGACGCTGCCACACCCCGGTCCACATGAGGGGACGATACCTGGTGGAAGTTGATCAGGCCACTTTTCAGTGTTCGGCACCATTCATACTTGATGCTCCTAGAGATCTGAACATCTCTGCGGCGAGGGTGGCAGAACTGAAGTGTCGCACAGCTGCCATGAGCTCAGTCCGATGGCTTCTCCCCAATGGGACTGTACTGACCCATGGCTCTGCTCACCCACGGATATCGGTCCTTAACGACGGGACGCTCAACTTCTCCAACGTGCTCCCGTCTGACACAGGGGTCTACACCTGCATGGTGAGCAACATGGCGGGAAATTCCAATGCGTCGGCCTACCTAAACGTCAGCAATGCTGAACTCAACACGTCTAATCTGTCCTATTTTACCACCGTGACAGTGGAAGTTTTGGAGCCCACAGTGGAGGAGACCCCTAAACCCAAGCCTACTATCCCTGCCTCACCCTCTGTCTTTCAGCCCGTCTTCATCTCCACACCTACTGTGCTGTTCCAAAACACTCAGACTCCAAGGCAGGTGTCAATCCCCACTGCCAGAGTCCCTAGTGGGCCAGCTGCCAGCCTAGATGAGGTGATGAAAACCACCAAAATCATCATTGGCTGTTTTGTTGCTGTTACCTTGCTGGCAGCTGCCATGTTGATAGCGTTCTATAAGTTGCGTAAGCGGCATCAACAGAGGAGCACGGTGGCAGCAGCCAGGACCATAGAAATCATACAGATGGAGGAAGAAGTTCCTCCTGTTCCACCACCCACCTCCGGATCTAGTGGCTCTGATGACACAGGGTTGGTACTGCCTACATTAGTGGAACACAACAGCAACACCTTTAAGCCTGGGTACGTGTCCTCCTCATCCCGCCAAGGGGGCTACGGAGCCCACTGGACCCAGAACAACTCTCTTCATCGCTCAGTCAGACAGCATCACAGCCACATCAGCACCATTGCTGATCCCTACGTCATTAAGACTACTCACGGCAAGGAGAAGGTTCAAGAGACCCAAATCTGA